The Candidatus Thermoplasmatota archaeon genomic sequence GTTCGAATCCCCACAGGTCCGTCTACATTTTATCTGTTGGTTTTGCAGAGAATCGCCAATTTTCGTTTCTCGTGCTATTTTCTGTCATTTTATGACGAACGACATCAAGGGTAGGCATATTGTGAATCGTGAACCGCAGGTCTGATTCTGTGACGTGTAGATATCGTGCAGTAGTTCCAATGTCTGAATGACCAAGTAATCTCTGAACAACAGTGATTTTTGCTCCTGCTCTCAAAAGATTAGTTGCATAGAAATGTCGAAAACAATGAGGGTGAATCCAGGAAACACCTGCTTCTTTCGCGATATCTTTTATTCTCTTTCGAACATATGCAGGTGTAAGTTGACCTTTATCTGTAGTAAAAACGTAGTCTCCTACGTCATAACGCCAGTTATCGATATAGTTCTTCAAACTTGGATACGTGATACCAGTGAGAACCTTACGCTCGATAGGTACGATTCGATCTTTGCCACCTTTACCTTTTTTCACTGTTATCTCTGCGTTTCCCCAATCGATATCGATAAGTTTGAGATTGCAGAGTTCTGCACAGCGTAACCCTGTTTTACAGAAGAAAATAATCATCATTCTGTCTCGACGATCTGCCATAGTTCTGTTGGAGACAACATCAAGTAACGCTTGGATATCATCAACGCTTGGTACTTTAACCGGAGTTTCATGCTCTTTAAATTGTTTGAATTTGACATTAAGATTTCGATATTTTAAC encodes the following:
- a CDS encoding tyrosine-type recombinase/integrase encodes the protein MRVSNPREYEETSVYKSFSKCKQVKLVEDTTNVTTVSSNLWRDFIRHCAVIQRLNPRSTIPDRIRKLRYLEDQGIDLVNFDEKQIHTLFYEMLEHGSPNTAINNYVKALNSWLKYRNLNVKFKQFKEHETPVKVPSVDDIQALLDVVSNRTMADRRDRMMIIFFCKTGLRCAELCNLKLIDIDWGNAEITVKKGKGGKDRIVPIERKVLTGITYPSLKNYIDNWRYDVGDYVFTTDKGQLTPAYVRKRIKDIAKEAGVSWIHPHCFRHFYATNLLRAGAKITVVQRLLGHSDIGTTARYLHVTESDLRFTIHNMPTLDVVRHKMTENSTRNENWRFSAKPTDKM